The Ananas comosus cultivar F153 linkage group 2, ASM154086v1, whole genome shotgun sequence genome contains a region encoding:
- the LOC109706758 gene encoding BTB/POZ and MATH domain-containing protein 1-like isoform X2: MATSGSSSASSSSSSPMTSSVSVNEVVSGSHLFKITGYSLTKGIGVGEPIASAVFTVGGYDWAIEYYPDGCKADDADYISFFLALQSYHTDVQIYWAIKLLDPAEMPPSAVPVGGSLYTFDSSGRNWGYGRFFKRAELEESRYLKDDCFAVMCTIHIKMSRVERVPYAHPSAAAAAPPIELHDHLGRLLERGEGADVTFEVGGETFAAHRCVLAARSPVFSAQFFGPLSEKSTQCVKIEDMEAAAFRALLHFIYRDSLPEDGEEPKKASTAMAQHLLAAADRYGLERLKLICEDRLCNSIDADTAATSLALAEQHGCLRLKKVCLEFAVVPENLISMVLTEGFEHLRMSCPSVLEDLRMKTTRHSAAVLSAGSSGRKPAVARTSNQQQWQQENK, translated from the exons ATGGCTACCTCAGgttcctcctccgcctcctcctcctcctcctctcctatGACGTCCTCGGTAAGCGTGAACGAGGTCGTGAGCGGGTCCCACCTGTTCAAGATCACCGGCTACTCCCTTACCAAGGGGATCGGCGTCGGCGAGCCCATCGCCTCCGCCGTCTTCACCGTCGGCGGCTACGACTGGGCCATCGAGTACTACCCCGACGGCTGCAAGGCCGACGACGCCGACTACATCTCCTTTTTTCTCGCCCTCCAAAGCTACCACACCGACGTCCAGATCTACTGGGCGATCAAATTGCTCGACCCCGCGGAGATGCCGCCGTCCGCAGTCCCGGTGGGCGGAAGCTTGTACACATTCGACTCAAGCGGCAGAAACTGGGGCTACGGGCGCTTCTTCAAGAGAGCCGAGTTGGAGGAATCGCGTTATCTGAAAGACGATTGCTTCGCAGTTATGTGCACCATTCACATCAAGATGTCGCGGGTCGAGCGGGTGCCTTATGCTCACCcgtcggccgcggcggcggcgccgccgatcGAGTTGCACGACCACCTCGGCCGGCTCTtggagaggggagagggggcCGACGTAACCTTCGAAGTCGGCGGGGAGACTTTCGCCGCCCACCGCTGCGTGCTCGCCGCCCGCTCCCCTGTTTTCAGTGCTCAATTTTTCGGCCCCTTGAGCGAAAAGAGCACGCAGTGCGTAAAGATCGAAGATATGGAAGCTGCGGCTTTTAGGGCTTTGCTTCACTTCATATACCGGGACTCGTTGCCGGAGGATGGTGAGGAGCCTAAGAAGGCTTCGACTGCAATGGCGCAGCATTTGCTCGCGGCCGCAGACCGGTATGGGTTGGAGAGGCTGAAGCTAATATGTGAAGATAGGTTATGCAATAGCATCGATGCCGACACGGCGGCTACCAGTTTGGCCTTGGCGGAGCAGCACGGCTGTCTCCGGCTTAAGAAAGTGTGCCTTGAATTTGCAGTCGTGCCGGAAAATCTGATAAGTATGGTGCTAACTGAAGGGTTTGAGCATCTGAGGATGAGTTGTCCCTCGGTTTTGGAGGATCTCAGAATGAAGACGACCCGGCACTCTG CAGCTGTGCTGTCAGCAGGAAGCAGCGGCAGGAAACCGGCGGTGGCTAGAACAAGCAACCAGCAGCAGTGGCAGCAGGAAAACAAGTAG
- the LOC109706758 gene encoding BTB/POZ and MATH domain-containing protein 1-like isoform X3: protein MATSGSSSASSSSSSPMTSSVSVNEVVSGSHLFKITGYSLTKGIGVGEPIASAVFTVGGYDWAIEYYPDGCKADDADYISFFLALQSYHTDVQIYWAIKLLDPAEMPPSAVPVGGSLYTFDSSGRNWGYGRFFKRAELEESRYLKDDCFAVMCTIHIKMSRVERVPYAHPSAAAAAPPIELHDHLGRLLERGEGADVTFEVGGETFAAHRCVLAARSPVFSAQFFGPLSEKSTQCVKIEDMEAAAFRALLHFIYRDSLPEDGEEPKKASTAMAQHLLAAADRYGLERLKLICEDRLCNSIDADTAATSLALAEQHGCLRLKKVCLEFAVVPENLISMVLTEGFEHLRMSCPSVLEDLRMKTTRHSGNHDNIK from the exons ATGGCTACCTCAGgttcctcctccgcctcctcctcctcctcctctcctatGACGTCCTCGGTAAGCGTGAACGAGGTCGTGAGCGGGTCCCACCTGTTCAAGATCACCGGCTACTCCCTTACCAAGGGGATCGGCGTCGGCGAGCCCATCGCCTCCGCCGTCTTCACCGTCGGCGGCTACGACTGGGCCATCGAGTACTACCCCGACGGCTGCAAGGCCGACGACGCCGACTACATCTCCTTTTTTCTCGCCCTCCAAAGCTACCACACCGACGTCCAGATCTACTGGGCGATCAAATTGCTCGACCCCGCGGAGATGCCGCCGTCCGCAGTCCCGGTGGGCGGAAGCTTGTACACATTCGACTCAAGCGGCAGAAACTGGGGCTACGGGCGCTTCTTCAAGAGAGCCGAGTTGGAGGAATCGCGTTATCTGAAAGACGATTGCTTCGCAGTTATGTGCACCATTCACATCAAGATGTCGCGGGTCGAGCGGGTGCCTTATGCTCACCcgtcggccgcggcggcggcgccgccgatcGAGTTGCACGACCACCTCGGCCGGCTCTtggagaggggagagggggcCGACGTAACCTTCGAAGTCGGCGGGGAGACTTTCGCCGCCCACCGCTGCGTGCTCGCCGCCCGCTCCCCTGTTTTCAGTGCTCAATTTTTCGGCCCCTTGAGCGAAAAGAGCACGCAGTGCGTAAAGATCGAAGATATGGAAGCTGCGGCTTTTAGGGCTTTGCTTCACTTCATATACCGGGACTCGTTGCCGGAGGATGGTGAGGAGCCTAAGAAGGCTTCGACTGCAATGGCGCAGCATTTGCTCGCGGCCGCAGACCGGTATGGGTTGGAGAGGCTGAAGCTAATATGTGAAGATAGGTTATGCAATAGCATCGATGCCGACACGGCGGCTACCAGTTTGGCCTTGGCGGAGCAGCACGGCTGTCTCCGGCTTAAGAAAGTGTGCCTTGAATTTGCAGTCGTGCCGGAAAATCTGATAAGTATGGTGCTAACTGAAGGGTTTGAGCATCTGAGGATGAGTTGTCCCTCGGTTTTGGAGGATCTCAGAATGAAGACGACCCGGCACTCTG GAAACCATGATAACATCAAATAA
- the LOC109706758 gene encoding BTB/POZ and MATH domain-containing protein 1-like isoform X1, which produces MATSGSSSASSSSSSPMTSSVSVNEVVSGSHLFKITGYSLTKGIGVGEPIASAVFTVGGYDWAIEYYPDGCKADDADYISFFLALQSYHTDVQIYWAIKLLDPAEMPPSAVPVGGSLYTFDSSGRNWGYGRFFKRAELEESRYLKDDCFAVMCTIHIKMSRVERVPYAHPSAAAAAPPIELHDHLGRLLERGEGADVTFEVGGETFAAHRCVLAARSPVFSAQFFGPLSEKSTQCVKIEDMEAAAFRALLHFIYRDSLPEDGEEPKKASTAMAQHLLAAADRYGLERLKLICEDRLCNSIDADTAATSLALAEQHGCLRLKKVCLEFAVVPENLISMVLTEGFEHLRMSCPSVLEDLRMKTTRHSAAAVLSAGSSGRKPAVARTSNQQQWQQENK; this is translated from the exons ATGGCTACCTCAGgttcctcctccgcctcctcctcctcctcctctcctatGACGTCCTCGGTAAGCGTGAACGAGGTCGTGAGCGGGTCCCACCTGTTCAAGATCACCGGCTACTCCCTTACCAAGGGGATCGGCGTCGGCGAGCCCATCGCCTCCGCCGTCTTCACCGTCGGCGGCTACGACTGGGCCATCGAGTACTACCCCGACGGCTGCAAGGCCGACGACGCCGACTACATCTCCTTTTTTCTCGCCCTCCAAAGCTACCACACCGACGTCCAGATCTACTGGGCGATCAAATTGCTCGACCCCGCGGAGATGCCGCCGTCCGCAGTCCCGGTGGGCGGAAGCTTGTACACATTCGACTCAAGCGGCAGAAACTGGGGCTACGGGCGCTTCTTCAAGAGAGCCGAGTTGGAGGAATCGCGTTATCTGAAAGACGATTGCTTCGCAGTTATGTGCACCATTCACATCAAGATGTCGCGGGTCGAGCGGGTGCCTTATGCTCACCcgtcggccgcggcggcggcgccgccgatcGAGTTGCACGACCACCTCGGCCGGCTCTtggagaggggagagggggcCGACGTAACCTTCGAAGTCGGCGGGGAGACTTTCGCCGCCCACCGCTGCGTGCTCGCCGCCCGCTCCCCTGTTTTCAGTGCTCAATTTTTCGGCCCCTTGAGCGAAAAGAGCACGCAGTGCGTAAAGATCGAAGATATGGAAGCTGCGGCTTTTAGGGCTTTGCTTCACTTCATATACCGGGACTCGTTGCCGGAGGATGGTGAGGAGCCTAAGAAGGCTTCGACTGCAATGGCGCAGCATTTGCTCGCGGCCGCAGACCGGTATGGGTTGGAGAGGCTGAAGCTAATATGTGAAGATAGGTTATGCAATAGCATCGATGCCGACACGGCGGCTACCAGTTTGGCCTTGGCGGAGCAGCACGGCTGTCTCCGGCTTAAGAAAGTGTGCCTTGAATTTGCAGTCGTGCCGGAAAATCTGATAAGTATGGTGCTAACTGAAGGGTTTGAGCATCTGAGGATGAGTTGTCCCTCGGTTTTGGAGGATCTCAGAATGAAGACGACCCGGCACTCTG CAGCAGCTGTGCTGTCAGCAGGAAGCAGCGGCAGGAAACCGGCGGTGGCTAGAACAAGCAACCAGCAGCAGTGGCAGCAGGAAAACAAGTAG